A genome region from Tenebrio molitor chromosome 4, icTenMoli1.1, whole genome shotgun sequence includes the following:
- the LOC138128779 gene encoding band 7 protein AGAP004871-like isoform X6, which produces MSVGWKRTDSGGYECFLEYGECPRCHLKLLKKSNNMGCVEYAATFGSIILLILTLPFSLFWCFKVVQEYERAVIFRLGRLRTGGARGPGIFFILPCVDSYCKVDLRTVSFDVPPQEALTKDSVTVTVDAVVYYRIQDPLNAVTKVTNYSNSTRLLAMTTLRNILGTRNLAEVLSDREAISHAMQTSLDVATDPWGVKVERVEIKDVSLPQQLQRAMAAEAEASREARAKVIAAEGEMKASRALKEAADVISEAPGALQLRYLQTLNNISAEKNSTIIFPLPIDMISYFVNYNNGSQVI; this is translated from the exons AAAAATCCAACAACATGGGTTGTGTTGAATATGCAGCGACATTCGGCTCCATCATCCTCTTGATCCTGACTCTACCATTCTCGCTATTTTGGTGTTTCAAA GTCGTGCAAGAATACGAAAGAGCTGTGATTTTTCGCTTGGGGCGACTTCGCACAGGAGGAGCCAGAGGTCCTGGCATTTTCTTCATCCTCCCCTGTGTCGACAGCTACTGCAAAGTTGATTTAAGAACTGTCTCCTTCGATGTTCCACCACAAGAG GCCCTCACCAAAGACTCCGTAACAGTCACCGTAGACGCCGTCGTCTACTACAGAATCCAAGACCCACTGAACGCCGTCACCAAAGTGACCAACTACAG CAATTCGACGAGACTGTTGGCGATGACGACGCTCCGCAATATCTTAGGGACGCGAAACTTGGCCGAGGTGCTTTCAGACCGAGAAGCTATTTCGCACGCGATGCAGACATCGCTGGATGTGGCGACCGACCCGTGGGGTGTCAAGGTGGAAAGGGTGGAAAT AAAAGACGTGAGTCTGCCGCAACAGTTGCAGAGGGCGATGGCGGCGGAAGCCGAAGCTTCCAGGGAAGCCAGGGCCAAAGTTATCGCGGCCGAGGGGGAAATGAAAGCTTCGAGAGCTTTGAAAGAAGCTGCGGACGTCATTAGCGAGGCGCCGGGGGCTTTGCAA CTGCGGTATCTACAAACCCTCAACAATATTTCAGCGGAGAAGAACTCTACAATCATATTTCCCTTACCAATTGACATGATCAGTTACTTCGTGAACTATAACAATGGGAGCCAAGTTATTTAA
- the LOC138128779 gene encoding band 7 protein AGAP004871-like isoform X7: MSVGWKRTDSGGYECFLEYEKSNNMGCVEYAATFGSIILLILTLPFSLFWCFKVVQEYERAVIFRLGRLRTGGARGPGIFFILPCVDSYCKVDLRTVSFDVPPQEALTKDSVTVTVDAVVYYRIQDPLNAVTKVTNYSNSTRLLAMTTLRNILGTRNLAEVLSDREAISHAMQTSLDVATDPWGVKVERVEIKDVSLPQQLQRAMAAEAEASREARAKVIAAEGEMKASRALKEAADVISEAPGALQLRYLQTLNNISAEKNSTIIFPLPIDMISYFVNYNNGSQVI, from the exons AAAAATCCAACAACATGGGTTGTGTTGAATATGCAGCGACATTCGGCTCCATCATCCTCTTGATCCTGACTCTACCATTCTCGCTATTTTGGTGTTTCAAA GTCGTGCAAGAATACGAAAGAGCTGTGATTTTTCGCTTGGGGCGACTTCGCACAGGAGGAGCCAGAGGTCCTGGCATTTTCTTCATCCTCCCCTGTGTCGACAGCTACTGCAAAGTTGATTTAAGAACTGTCTCCTTCGATGTTCCACCACAAGAG GCCCTCACCAAAGACTCCGTAACAGTCACCGTAGACGCCGTCGTCTACTACAGAATCCAAGACCCACTGAACGCCGTCACCAAAGTGACCAACTACAG CAATTCGACGAGACTGTTGGCGATGACGACGCTCCGCAATATCTTAGGGACGCGAAACTTGGCCGAGGTGCTTTCAGACCGAGAAGCTATTTCGCACGCGATGCAGACATCGCTGGATGTGGCGACCGACCCGTGGGGTGTCAAGGTGGAAAGGGTGGAAAT AAAAGACGTGAGTCTGCCGCAACAGTTGCAGAGGGCGATGGCGGCGGAAGCCGAAGCTTCCAGGGAAGCCAGGGCCAAAGTTATCGCGGCCGAGGGGGAAATGAAAGCTTCGAGAGCTTTGAAAGAAGCTGCGGACGTCATTAGCGAGGCGCCGGGGGCTTTGCAA CTGCGGTATCTACAAACCCTCAACAATATTTCAGCGGAGAAGAACTCTACAATCATATTTCCCTTACCAATTGACATGATCAGTTACTTCGTGAACTATAACAATGGGAGCCAAGTTATTTAA
- the Pgam5 gene encoding serine/threonine-protein phosphatase Pgam5, mitochondrial isoform X2 has protein sequence MRPLSKLSKVFLGVCAASGAVTYYYLNSSEKKVYASWTVNYEPSAHAKWDDNWDHRSPKYLKQPKLSKDENNNLINNDVEKSKPKSSRHLILIRHGQYNVSGQTDEVRTLTKLGQIQADYTGKRLKELGFPYTVLVKSTMSRAQETGSIISNSLVDVPVNNCDLLREGAPIPPEPPIGSWKQEMHFFVDGARIEAAFRKYFHRAPLQQDQDSYTVLVCHANVIRYFVCRALQLPAEAWLRMSLNHGSITWISIRPSGRVVLRCLGDTGHMPPDVITSW, from the exons ATGAGACCACTGTCGAAGTTGAGCAAAGTTTTTTTGGGAGTTTGTGCCGCTTCGGGGGCCGTAACATACTATTATTTAAACAGTTCCGAGAAAAAGGTTTACGCTTCTTGGACCGTCAATTACGAACCCTCGGCACACGCAAAGTGGGACGACAACTGGGATCA TCGTTCACCAAAATATTTGAAACAACCCAAATTATCTAAAGACGAAAACAACAATCTCATAAATAACGATGTCGAGAAGTCGAAACCTAAATCCTCGCGTCATTTGATTCTGATAAGACACGGCCAGTACAACGTAAGTGGTCAAACTGATGAAGTGAGAACTCTCACGAAACTTGGTCAAATCCAAGCTGATTATACTGGGAAAAGGCTGAAAGAACTGGGCTTCCCTTACACAGTTCTGGTCAAATCCACCATGTCAAGAGCTCAGGAGACTGGCTCTATAATCTCCAACTCCTTAGTAGATGTCCCAGTAAACAACTGTGATTTGTTGAGAGAAGGCGCCCCCATACCCCCGGAACCCCCGATCGGCTCCTGGAAACAAGAAATGCAC TTCTTCGTGGACGGCGCCCGAATTGAAGCGGCGTTTCGCAAATATTTCCATCGAGCCCCCTTGCAACAGGACCAGGACTCCTACACAGTATTGGTGTGTCACGCCAACGTCATCAGATACTTTGTCTGTCG cGCTTTGCAACTCCCAGCTGAGGCTTGGCTGAGGATGTCGCTAAACCACGGTAGCATTACCTGGATCTCGATCAGGCCGAGCGGGAGGGTGGTGTTGAGGTGTCTGGGAGATACTGGACATATGCCTCCGGATGTTATCACCAGCTGGTGA
- the Pgam5 gene encoding serine/threonine-protein phosphatase Pgam5, mitochondrial isoform X1, whose amino-acid sequence MRPLSKLSKVFLGVCAASGAVTYYYLNSSEKKVYASWTVNYEPSAHAKWDDNWDHRSPKYLKQPKLSKDENNNLINNDVEKSKPKSSRHLILIRHGQYNVSGQTDEVRTLTKLGQIQADYTGKRLKELGFPYTVLVKSTMSRAQETGSIISNSLVDVPVNNCDLLREGAPIPPEPPIGSWKQEMHKFFVDGARIEAAFRKYFHRAPLQQDQDSYTVLVCHANVIRYFVCRALQLPAEAWLRMSLNHGSITWISIRPSGRVVLRCLGDTGHMPPDVITSW is encoded by the exons ATGAGACCACTGTCGAAGTTGAGCAAAGTTTTTTTGGGAGTTTGTGCCGCTTCGGGGGCCGTAACATACTATTATTTAAACAGTTCCGAGAAAAAGGTTTACGCTTCTTGGACCGTCAATTACGAACCCTCGGCACACGCAAAGTGGGACGACAACTGGGATCA TCGTTCACCAAAATATTTGAAACAACCCAAATTATCTAAAGACGAAAACAACAATCTCATAAATAACGATGTCGAGAAGTCGAAACCTAAATCCTCGCGTCATTTGATTCTGATAAGACACGGCCAGTACAACGTAAGTGGTCAAACTGATGAAGTGAGAACTCTCACGAAACTTGGTCAAATCCAAGCTGATTATACTGGGAAAAGGCTGAAAGAACTGGGCTTCCCTTACACAGTTCTGGTCAAATCCACCATGTCAAGAGCTCAGGAGACTGGCTCTATAATCTCCAACTCCTTAGTAGATGTCCCAGTAAACAACTGTGATTTGTTGAGAGAAGGCGCCCCCATACCCCCGGAACCCCCGATCGGCTCCTGGAAACAAGAAATGCAC AAGTTCTTCGTGGACGGCGCCCGAATTGAAGCGGCGTTTCGCAAATATTTCCATCGAGCCCCCTTGCAACAGGACCAGGACTCCTACACAGTATTGGTGTGTCACGCCAACGTCATCAGATACTTTGTCTGTCG cGCTTTGCAACTCCCAGCTGAGGCTTGGCTGAGGATGTCGCTAAACCACGGTAGCATTACCTGGATCTCGATCAGGCCGAGCGGGAGGGTGGTGTTGAGGTGTCTGGGAGATACTGGACATATGCCTCCGGATGTTATCACCAGCTGGTGA
- the LOC138128779 gene encoding band 7 protein AGAP004871-like isoform X4, which yields MSVGWKRTDSGGYECFLEYGECPRCHLKLLKKSNNMGCVEYAATFGSIILLILTLPFSLFWCFKVRIFICYKKQTQFFQVVQEYERAVIFRLGRLRTGGARGPGIFFILPCVDSYCKVDLRTVSFDVPPQEALTKDSVTVTVDAVVYYRIQDPLNAVTKVTNYSNSTRLLAMTTLRNILGTRNLAEVLSDREAISHAMQTSLDVATDPWGVKVERVEIKDVSLPQQLQRAMAAEAEASREARAKVIAAEGEMKASRALKEAADVISEAPGALQLRYLQTLNNISAEKNSTIIFPLPIDMISYFVNYNNGSQVI from the exons AAAAATCCAACAACATGGGTTGTGTTGAATATGCAGCGACATTCGGCTCCATCATCCTCTTGATCCTGACTCTACCATTCTCGCTATTTTGGTGTTTCAAAGTacgtatttttatttgttacaagaaacaaacacaattttttcagGTCGTGCAAGAATACGAAAGAGCTGTGATTTTTCGCTTGGGGCGACTTCGCACAGGAGGAGCCAGAGGTCCTGGCATTTTCTTCATCCTCCCCTGTGTCGACAGCTACTGCAAAGTTGATTTAAGAACTGTCTCCTTCGATGTTCCACCACAAGAG GCCCTCACCAAAGACTCCGTAACAGTCACCGTAGACGCCGTCGTCTACTACAGAATCCAAGACCCACTGAACGCCGTCACCAAAGTGACCAACTACAG CAATTCGACGAGACTGTTGGCGATGACGACGCTCCGCAATATCTTAGGGACGCGAAACTTGGCCGAGGTGCTTTCAGACCGAGAAGCTATTTCGCACGCGATGCAGACATCGCTGGATGTGGCGACCGACCCGTGGGGTGTCAAGGTGGAAAGGGTGGAAAT AAAAGACGTGAGTCTGCCGCAACAGTTGCAGAGGGCGATGGCGGCGGAAGCCGAAGCTTCCAGGGAAGCCAGGGCCAAAGTTATCGCGGCCGAGGGGGAAATGAAAGCTTCGAGAGCTTTGAAAGAAGCTGCGGACGTCATTAGCGAGGCGCCGGGGGCTTTGCAA CTGCGGTATCTACAAACCCTCAACAATATTTCAGCGGAGAAGAACTCTACAATCATATTTCCCTTACCAATTGACATGATCAGTTACTTCGTGAACTATAACAATGGGAGCCAAGTTATTTAA
- the LOC138128779 gene encoding band 7 protein AGAP004871-like isoform X1 — MSVGWKRTDSGGYECFLEYGECPRCHLKLLRCGGESAGTGSRKGTKILEKSNNMGCVEYAATFGSIILLILTLPFSLFWCFKVRIFICYKKQTQFFQVVQEYERAVIFRLGRLRTGGARGPGIFFILPCVDSYCKVDLRTVSFDVPPQEALTKDSVTVTVDAVVYYRIQDPLNAVTKVTNYSNSTRLLAMTTLRNILGTRNLAEVLSDREAISHAMQTSLDVATDPWGVKVERVEIKDVSLPQQLQRAMAAEAEASREARAKVIAAEGEMKASRALKEAADVISEAPGALQLRYLQTLNNISAEKNSTIIFPLPIDMISYFVNYNNGSQVI; from the exons gATGTGGGGGTGAGTCTGCAGGAACGGGAAGCCGAAAAGGGACTAAAATACTTG AAAAATCCAACAACATGGGTTGTGTTGAATATGCAGCGACATTCGGCTCCATCATCCTCTTGATCCTGACTCTACCATTCTCGCTATTTTGGTGTTTCAAAGTacgtatttttatttgttacaagaaacaaacacaattttttcagGTCGTGCAAGAATACGAAAGAGCTGTGATTTTTCGCTTGGGGCGACTTCGCACAGGAGGAGCCAGAGGTCCTGGCATTTTCTTCATCCTCCCCTGTGTCGACAGCTACTGCAAAGTTGATTTAAGAACTGTCTCCTTCGATGTTCCACCACAAGAG GCCCTCACCAAAGACTCCGTAACAGTCACCGTAGACGCCGTCGTCTACTACAGAATCCAAGACCCACTGAACGCCGTCACCAAAGTGACCAACTACAG CAATTCGACGAGACTGTTGGCGATGACGACGCTCCGCAATATCTTAGGGACGCGAAACTTGGCCGAGGTGCTTTCAGACCGAGAAGCTATTTCGCACGCGATGCAGACATCGCTGGATGTGGCGACCGACCCGTGGGGTGTCAAGGTGGAAAGGGTGGAAAT AAAAGACGTGAGTCTGCCGCAACAGTTGCAGAGGGCGATGGCGGCGGAAGCCGAAGCTTCCAGGGAAGCCAGGGCCAAAGTTATCGCGGCCGAGGGGGAAATGAAAGCTTCGAGAGCTTTGAAAGAAGCTGCGGACGTCATTAGCGAGGCGCCGGGGGCTTTGCAA CTGCGGTATCTACAAACCCTCAACAATATTTCAGCGGAGAAGAACTCTACAATCATATTTCCCTTACCAATTGACATGATCAGTTACTTCGTGAACTATAACAATGGGAGCCAAGTTATTTAA
- the LOC138128779 gene encoding band 7 protein AGAP004871-like isoform X2: MSVGWKRTDSGGYECFLEYGCGGESAGTGSRKGTKILEKSNNMGCVEYAATFGSIILLILTLPFSLFWCFKVRIFICYKKQTQFFQVVQEYERAVIFRLGRLRTGGARGPGIFFILPCVDSYCKVDLRTVSFDVPPQEALTKDSVTVTVDAVVYYRIQDPLNAVTKVTNYSNSTRLLAMTTLRNILGTRNLAEVLSDREAISHAMQTSLDVATDPWGVKVERVEIKDVSLPQQLQRAMAAEAEASREARAKVIAAEGEMKASRALKEAADVISEAPGALQLRYLQTLNNISAEKNSTIIFPLPIDMISYFVNYNNGSQVI, encoded by the exons gATGTGGGGGTGAGTCTGCAGGAACGGGAAGCCGAAAAGGGACTAAAATACTTG AAAAATCCAACAACATGGGTTGTGTTGAATATGCAGCGACATTCGGCTCCATCATCCTCTTGATCCTGACTCTACCATTCTCGCTATTTTGGTGTTTCAAAGTacgtatttttatttgttacaagaaacaaacacaattttttcagGTCGTGCAAGAATACGAAAGAGCTGTGATTTTTCGCTTGGGGCGACTTCGCACAGGAGGAGCCAGAGGTCCTGGCATTTTCTTCATCCTCCCCTGTGTCGACAGCTACTGCAAAGTTGATTTAAGAACTGTCTCCTTCGATGTTCCACCACAAGAG GCCCTCACCAAAGACTCCGTAACAGTCACCGTAGACGCCGTCGTCTACTACAGAATCCAAGACCCACTGAACGCCGTCACCAAAGTGACCAACTACAG CAATTCGACGAGACTGTTGGCGATGACGACGCTCCGCAATATCTTAGGGACGCGAAACTTGGCCGAGGTGCTTTCAGACCGAGAAGCTATTTCGCACGCGATGCAGACATCGCTGGATGTGGCGACCGACCCGTGGGGTGTCAAGGTGGAAAGGGTGGAAAT AAAAGACGTGAGTCTGCCGCAACAGTTGCAGAGGGCGATGGCGGCGGAAGCCGAAGCTTCCAGGGAAGCCAGGGCCAAAGTTATCGCGGCCGAGGGGGAAATGAAAGCTTCGAGAGCTTTGAAAGAAGCTGCGGACGTCATTAGCGAGGCGCCGGGGGCTTTGCAA CTGCGGTATCTACAAACCCTCAACAATATTTCAGCGGAGAAGAACTCTACAATCATATTTCCCTTACCAATTGACATGATCAGTTACTTCGTGAACTATAACAATGGGAGCCAAGTTATTTAA
- the LOC138128785 gene encoding band 7 protein AGAP004871-like has product MGAVEFLAILGSTILVIFTFPFSLFWCFNVVKEYERAVIFRLGRLRSGDARGPGIFFVLPCVDAYIKVDLRTISFDVPPQEALTKDSVTVTVDAVVYYKIQHPLNAVTKVANYSNSTRLLAMTTLRNILGTRNLSEILADREGISHIMQTSLDVATDPWGVKVERVEIKDVSLPKSLQRAMAAEAEASREARAKVVAAEGEMKASRALKEAADVMHDSPGALQLRYLQTLNNISAEKNSTVIFPLPIDLISYFVDLNKKTAT; this is encoded by the exons ATGGGAGCTGTAGAGTTTTTAGCAATTCTGGGTTCCACGATCCttgtaattttcacttttccttTTTCCCTCTTTTGGTGCTTCAAC GTCGTGAAAGAATACGAAAGAGCGGTGATATTTCGTTTGGGGCGACTGCGATCTGGAGATGCGAGAGGACCCGGAATCTTCTTCGTCCTACCGTGTGTGGACGCATACATCAAAGTCGATCTAAGAACTATTTCCTTCGACGTACCTCCACAAGAA GCCTTGACCAAAGACTCCGTCACTGTTACCGTCGATGCTGTGGTGTATTACAAAATCCAACACCCTCTAAATGCCGTCACCAAAGTTGCCAACTACag CAATTCTACGAGACTACTCGCGATGACAACCCTGAGGAACATCCTGGGGACGCGAAACTTGTCCGAGATTCTCGCCGATCGTGAAGGAATCTCCCACATAATGCAGACATCTCTGGACGTGGCCACCGACCCTTGGGGAGTCAAAGTGGAAAGAGTGGAAAT TAAGGACGTGAGTCTACCTAAATCGTTGCAGAGAGCTATGGCGGCTGAAGCCGAGGCTTCGCGAGAGGCAAGAGCCAAAGTCGTGGCTGCTGAGGGCGAAATGAAGGCTTCGAGGGCCTTGAAAGAGGCTGCGGACGTCATGCATGATTCACCGGGGGCTCTGCAG CTGCGATATCTACAAACGCTGAACAACATTTCGGCCGAGAAGAACTCCACGGTGATTTTTCCACTGCCGATAGACCTCATCAGCTATTTTGTTGATCTCAATAAGAAAACTGCAACCTAG
- the LOC138128779 gene encoding band 7 protein AGAP004871-like isoform X3 — protein MSVGWKRTDSGGYECFLEYGECPRCHLKLLRCGGESAGTGSRKGTKILEKSNNMGCVEYAATFGSIILLILTLPFSLFWCFKVVQEYERAVIFRLGRLRTGGARGPGIFFILPCVDSYCKVDLRTVSFDVPPQEALTKDSVTVTVDAVVYYRIQDPLNAVTKVTNYSNSTRLLAMTTLRNILGTRNLAEVLSDREAISHAMQTSLDVATDPWGVKVERVEIKDVSLPQQLQRAMAAEAEASREARAKVIAAEGEMKASRALKEAADVISEAPGALQLRYLQTLNNISAEKNSTIIFPLPIDMISYFVNYNNGSQVI, from the exons gATGTGGGGGTGAGTCTGCAGGAACGGGAAGCCGAAAAGGGACTAAAATACTTG AAAAATCCAACAACATGGGTTGTGTTGAATATGCAGCGACATTCGGCTCCATCATCCTCTTGATCCTGACTCTACCATTCTCGCTATTTTGGTGTTTCAAA GTCGTGCAAGAATACGAAAGAGCTGTGATTTTTCGCTTGGGGCGACTTCGCACAGGAGGAGCCAGAGGTCCTGGCATTTTCTTCATCCTCCCCTGTGTCGACAGCTACTGCAAAGTTGATTTAAGAACTGTCTCCTTCGATGTTCCACCACAAGAG GCCCTCACCAAAGACTCCGTAACAGTCACCGTAGACGCCGTCGTCTACTACAGAATCCAAGACCCACTGAACGCCGTCACCAAAGTGACCAACTACAG CAATTCGACGAGACTGTTGGCGATGACGACGCTCCGCAATATCTTAGGGACGCGAAACTTGGCCGAGGTGCTTTCAGACCGAGAAGCTATTTCGCACGCGATGCAGACATCGCTGGATGTGGCGACCGACCCGTGGGGTGTCAAGGTGGAAAGGGTGGAAAT AAAAGACGTGAGTCTGCCGCAACAGTTGCAGAGGGCGATGGCGGCGGAAGCCGAAGCTTCCAGGGAAGCCAGGGCCAAAGTTATCGCGGCCGAGGGGGAAATGAAAGCTTCGAGAGCTTTGAAAGAAGCTGCGGACGTCATTAGCGAGGCGCCGGGGGCTTTGCAA CTGCGGTATCTACAAACCCTCAACAATATTTCAGCGGAGAAGAACTCTACAATCATATTTCCCTTACCAATTGACATGATCAGTTACTTCGTGAACTATAACAATGGGAGCCAAGTTATTTAA
- the LOC138128779 gene encoding band 7 protein AGAP004871-like isoform X5, with translation MSVGWKRTDSGGYECFLEYEKSNNMGCVEYAATFGSIILLILTLPFSLFWCFKVRIFICYKKQTQFFQVVQEYERAVIFRLGRLRTGGARGPGIFFILPCVDSYCKVDLRTVSFDVPPQEALTKDSVTVTVDAVVYYRIQDPLNAVTKVTNYSNSTRLLAMTTLRNILGTRNLAEVLSDREAISHAMQTSLDVATDPWGVKVERVEIKDVSLPQQLQRAMAAEAEASREARAKVIAAEGEMKASRALKEAADVISEAPGALQLRYLQTLNNISAEKNSTIIFPLPIDMISYFVNYNNGSQVI, from the exons AAAAATCCAACAACATGGGTTGTGTTGAATATGCAGCGACATTCGGCTCCATCATCCTCTTGATCCTGACTCTACCATTCTCGCTATTTTGGTGTTTCAAAGTacgtatttttatttgttacaagaaacaaacacaattttttcagGTCGTGCAAGAATACGAAAGAGCTGTGATTTTTCGCTTGGGGCGACTTCGCACAGGAGGAGCCAGAGGTCCTGGCATTTTCTTCATCCTCCCCTGTGTCGACAGCTACTGCAAAGTTGATTTAAGAACTGTCTCCTTCGATGTTCCACCACAAGAG GCCCTCACCAAAGACTCCGTAACAGTCACCGTAGACGCCGTCGTCTACTACAGAATCCAAGACCCACTGAACGCCGTCACCAAAGTGACCAACTACAG CAATTCGACGAGACTGTTGGCGATGACGACGCTCCGCAATATCTTAGGGACGCGAAACTTGGCCGAGGTGCTTTCAGACCGAGAAGCTATTTCGCACGCGATGCAGACATCGCTGGATGTGGCGACCGACCCGTGGGGTGTCAAGGTGGAAAGGGTGGAAAT AAAAGACGTGAGTCTGCCGCAACAGTTGCAGAGGGCGATGGCGGCGGAAGCCGAAGCTTCCAGGGAAGCCAGGGCCAAAGTTATCGCGGCCGAGGGGGAAATGAAAGCTTCGAGAGCTTTGAAAGAAGCTGCGGACGTCATTAGCGAGGCGCCGGGGGCTTTGCAA CTGCGGTATCTACAAACCCTCAACAATATTTCAGCGGAGAAGAACTCTACAATCATATTTCCCTTACCAATTGACATGATCAGTTACTTCGTGAACTATAACAATGGGAGCCAAGTTATTTAA